Sequence from the Leptospira johnsonii genome:
GAGGTCAAGTCGTACTGGCCTTAGGAATAGGCGGGAAACAATATAAAAAGGCCATAGAGTCGATTCTATGGCCTAGCAAACCTAAAGATCTTTTTATTAGTGAGATACTTAGAGAATTGATCTTTCCTTATTGTAAGGTCTTTTTGAGCAATGTTTTCAAATAAGAAGAAGGGAACTTCTCCTTATCCTTGATCAACACGCAGTTCTTGCCGTTTTCCGATTTTGGAAACTTGGCACGAAATGCCCTTACAAAAGATTCTTCGCAGAAATAGACTGAAAGATGGTTTTTATGGTTCGAGAATGCGACCCATCGCCCATTCCTTTCGAAAGTAGGCATTCCATATTTCAGACTTTCTCTCAGATCGGAAAATTCTTCCCGGATCGAATCCACCAAATCCTTTAATTTTTCACTCCTTACGGAAGGAGTTTTTTCTAAATAGTCCTCCACGTCCGGATTTGAATTTGAATCCAATCTGGGGAGTGTAGGAACTAAAGCATAAAGTAACATATTTTGTCCTAGGGGCAGGACCCTATTTCACTTAACCTGCGTTCGCAACCAATGGTAAGGGTTCCAAGCTTGGGACAGAAACCGCACCACCGCCTTTGAAAAGTTGAGCGAGTTCGCTCCAATCTTCTCTGCTAAAATAATCTAATCCGCCTTCTGGGCAACCGAGCAGATCTTCTATCGTTTTGTGATAAGAAAGCATCAAGTCGTAGATATCGGCTTCGGATTCTTTACTTCTTCCTAAAAGATAGAAAGCAACTTTTTCGCCTAAAGCATCGCTTAGGTCAAAAATGATGGAAGTCAGGTGATCCGCTCTCAATGCACTTTTGAGCGATTCGTCCTGCTGGCCTTCTACGATTAAAGAAGCAAATAACGGAAAACTTAGGTCCACGGATTTGCGTCTGATCTTATCTCTCAATTGAAGATTGCTGGCTGAGAAAAGGGATTCTAGAAGAAACCGAACTTCTTCTGCTTTTCCTTTTTTCCAGTTTCTTGCAACTATGAGTGCTCGGCGGAGTTTATCCAGGCCAGTGCCTTCTGATCCCAAGTCTCCAATCTCTGCTTGCATCGCAGTATGTGCTTCTTTGGCGAATTGCACTGCGATTTCTTCCAAAAGTTCTTCTTTGGATTGAAAATGGTGATAAAAGGTTCCTTTAGCTATATCTAAAGCGGATAGAATGTCCTGAATGGAAGTTGTTTCGTACCCTTTTTCGAAGAATAGCCGTCTGGATTCGTTGAGAATTCTTTCTTTTGTGGAGATTTTTGCTGGGAT
This genomic interval carries:
- a CDS encoding iron chaperone; this translates as MLLYALVPTLPRLDSNSNPDVEDYLEKTPSVRSEKLKDLVDSIREEFSDLRESLKYGMPTFERNGRWVAFSNHKNHLSVYFCEESFVRAFRAKFPKSENGKNCVLIKDKEKFPSSYLKTLLKKTLQ
- a CDS encoding TetR/AcrR family transcriptional regulator: MIPAKISTKERILNESRRLFFEKGYETTSIQDILSALDIAKGTFYHHFQSKEELLEEIAVQFAKEAHTAMQAEIGDLGSEGTGLDKLRRALIVARNWKKGKAEEVRFLLESLFSASNLQLRDKIRRKSVDLSFPLFASLIVEGQQDESLKSALRADHLTSIIFDLSDALGEKVAFYLLGRSKESEADIYDLMLSYHKTIEDLLGCPEGGLDYFSREDWSELAQLFKGGGAVSVPSLEPLPLVANAG